From a single Rutidosis leptorrhynchoides isolate AG116_Rl617_1_P2 chromosome 5, CSIRO_AGI_Rlap_v1, whole genome shotgun sequence genomic region:
- the LOC139850710 gene encoding xyloglucan glycosyltransferase 4-like: MAPSSVLVTIDRSSNISLVELNDSDTSVFLEKQKTASTKQFSWTLLLKAHRILCFFPWVAVGLSKTLGSVKKRIALSDNGRDEVQYKERLIYKFFRVFLAISILALCVEFIAYYQKWDLNFIHELNPSEFMGVFHWSYMSWLSFRAEYLAPSIKMLSQFCVVLFMIQSLDRFILGLGCFYIKLRNIKPKIDESYDIEDDSSFPMVLVQIPMCNEREVYQQSIASACQLDWPKDKILIQVLDDSSDELLQILIRNEVNSWREKGVNIVYRHRFIRTGYKAGNLHSAMSCGYVKNYEFVAILDADFQPNPDFLMLTVPHFKGKPDVGLVQARWSFVNKDENLLTRLQNINLCFHFEVEQQVNSHFLSFFGFNGTAGVWRIKALEESGGWLERTTVEDMDIAVRAHLCGWKFIYVNDVKVLCELPESYEAYKKQQHRWHSGPMQLFRLCLPAILKSKISKWKKANLIFLFFLLRKLILPFYSFTLFCVILPLTMFIPEAELPIWVICYVPVTMSILNILPAPKAFPFLMPYLLFENTMSVTKFNAMVSGLFQLGSAYEWVVTKKTGRSSESDLLAFAERESKSDEKIQRRLSESGLEMLGKLKEQETPVVVKKKKNRIYRKELALAFLLLTAATRSLLSAHGIHFYFLLFQGLSFLAVGLDLIGEQVE, translated from the exons ATGGCACCTAGCTCTGTGTTAGTTACCATAGACAGATCAAGTAATATCTCATTAGTAGAGCTGAATGATTCAGACACATCTGTGTTTCTTGAAAAGCAAAAAACAGCAAGCACAAAGCAGTTTTCTTGGACACTTTTGCTAAAAGCTCATAGAATTTTATGTTTTTTTCCATGGGTTGCAGTGGGTTTATCTAAAACTTTGGGTTCTGTTAAAAAAAGGATTGCTTTATCAGATAATGGTAGAGATGAAGTTCAATATAAAGAAAGACTAATTTACAAGTTTTTTAGAGTTTTTCTAGCAATTTCAATTCTTGCTTTATGTGTTGAGTTCATTGCTTATTATCAAAAATGGGATTTGAATTTTATTCATGAATTAAACCCTAGTGAGTTTATGGGAGTTTTTCATTGGTCTTATATGAGTTGGTTATCATTCAGAGCTGAATATCTTGCTCCATCAATTAAGATGCTATCACAATTTTGTGTTGTGTTATTTATGATCCAATCACTTGATAGATTTATACTTGGACTTGGGTGTTTTTACATCAAGTTGAGGAACATAAAGCCAAAAATTGATGAAAGTTATGACATTGAAGATGATTCAAGTTTTCCTATGGTTCTTGTTCAGATCCCCATGTGTAATGAAAGAGAG GTTTATCAACAATCAATTGCATCTGCTTGTCAACTGGATTGGCCGAAAGACAAAATCTTGATTCAAGTTTTGGATGATTCAAGTGATGAACTTTTACAAATTTTGATCAGAAATGAAGTAAATTCATGGAGAGAAAAAGGGGTTAATATTGTTTACAGACACAGGTTCATAAGAACAGGCTACAAAGCTGGAAATCTTCATTCAGCTATGTCTTGTGGTTACGTTAAAAATTACGAGTTCGTTGCGATTTTAGATGCCGATTTTCAGCCCAACCCTGATTTCCTTATGCTCACAGTCCCTCACTTTAAG GGGAAACCAGATGTGGGTTTGGTTCAAGCAAGATGGTCATTTGTGAATAAAGACGAAAATTTACTTACGAGGCTACAAAACATCAATTTGTGCTTTCATTTTGAGGTCGAACAACAAGTAAACAGCCATTTTCTTAGTTTCTTTGGGTTCAATGGGACAGCTGGCGTTTGGAGGATCAAAGCTTTAGAAGAATCCGGTGGCTGGCTCGAAAGAACGACAGTCGAAGATATGGACATTGCTGTTCGAGCCCATTTGTGTGGTtggaaatttatttatgtaaatgaCGTTAAAGTCCTTTGTGAATTGCCTGAGTCTTATGAAGCTTATAAGAAACAACAACATCGATGGCATTCGGGTCCTATGCAACTTTTTAGACTTTGTCTCCCCGCTATCCTTAAATCCAAG ATATCGAAATGGAAAAAAGCGAATTTAATCTTCTTATTCTTTCTCTTAAGGAAACTCATTTTACCATTTTACTCATTTACCCTCTTCTGCGTTATCCTCCCGTTAACCATGTTCATACCCGAAGCTGAACTACCCATTTGGGTCATATGTTACGTACCCGTAACAATGTCCATTTTAAACATTCTCCCAGCACCAAAAGCATTCCCTTTTTTAATGCCATACTTACTATTCGAAAACACAATGTCAGTTACCAAATTTAACGCCATGGTTTCGGGATTGTTCCAGCTCGGGTCCGCATACGAATGGGTCGTAACCAAAAAAACCGGCAGATCATCCGAATCCGACCTGTTAGCTTTCGCCGAGCGAGAATCAAAAAGCGATGAAAAAATCCAACGACGATTATCGGAATCCGGGCTCGAAATGTTGGGAAAATTAAAAGAACAGGAAACTCCGGTTGTGGTTAAAAAGAAGAAGAACAGAATCTATAGAAAAGAACTTGCGCTCGCGTTTTTGTTGTTAACTGCTGCAACGAGAAGTTTGTTATCTGCACACGGGATACATTTCTATTTCTTGTTGTTTCAAGGACTTTCGTTTCTGGCCGTTGGATTAGATTTGATCGGCGAGCAAGTGGAGTAA
- the LOC139848873 gene encoding protein ALP1-like produces MALEVLLLFESESENSMTNSDIVESDFDEDLIQEGYNTLNLLDSLDAMDEEDEARNSRTIIRRRRLQRDRIDTDNRLYHDYFSDNPTFLGDYFRNRYRMSKSLFICIGHAILSYDSQPRPDNFKYFDQRYDATGQLGFNIFQKCISVIRQLAYGIAPDAFDEYLHMGASTSRDCLKNYCKCIIHMFSREYLRKPTEEDVPRLHAKHLVMHGFSGMLGSLDCMHWAWKICPVAWQGHYHRGDHEGPTIMLEAVTSYDMWIWHAFFGPTGSNNDINVLNELDLFEDLLDGRALEVRYTINGHEFTKGYYLVDDIYPEWATLVKSFKCPIEPKNVKFKRFQEAARKDVKRAFSVLQGRWAILKHPARPFSINKIRRSMYTCVILHNMITEDNERNICDLEEDYLRDRENMSRRTWTERVELQDRVDREML; encoded by the coding sequence ATGGCTTTGGAAGTTTTATTACTTTTTGAGAGCGAAAGCGAGAATAGCATGACGAATAGTGATATCGTAGAGTCCGATTTCGATGAAGATTTAATTCAAGAAGGTTACAACACGCTTAACTTACTCGATTCACTTGATGCAATGGACGAAGAAGATGAGGCTCGAAATTCTCGTACAATTATTAGAAGACGCCGGTTACAAAGAGATCGTATTGATACCGATAATCGTTTGTATCACGACTATTTCTCGGATAATCCAACATTTCTGGGCGATTATTTTCGAAATCGATACCGAATGAGTAAGTCATTGTTTATTTGTATTGGTCATGCTATTCTATCGTATGATTCTCAACCGAGACCCGATAATTTTAAATATTTTGATCAACGTTACGATGCAACCGGTCAACTCGGTTTCAatatttttcaaaagtgtatatCGGTCATACGTCAATTGGCATATGGCATTGCGCCTGATGCATTCGATGAGTATTTACACATGGGCGCATCAACATCTCGTGATTGTTTAAAGAATTATTGCAAATGTATTATTCATATGTTTTCGCGAGAATATTTAAGGAAACCAACTGAAGAAGATGTTCCTCGGTTGCATGCCAAACATTTAGTGATGCACGGTTTTTCGGGTATGTTAGGTAGTCTCGATTGCATGCACTGGGCTTGGAAAATTTGTCCAGTTGCGTGGCAAGGGCATTACCACAGGGGTGATCACGAAGGACCAACAATAATGCTCGAGGCGGTTACGTCCTACGATATGTGGATTTGGCACGCTTTCTTTGGTCCAACGGGTTCGAACAATGATATTAATGTTCTTAATGAATTGGATTTGTTCGAAGATTTATTGGATGGTCGAGCTCTGGAGGTCCGTTACACTATCAACGGGCACGAATTTACAAAAGGGTATTACTTGGTAGATGACATATACCCAGAATGGGCAACACTTGTCAAGTCGTTTAAATGTCCAATTGAGCCAAAAAATGTAAAGTTTAAACGTTTTCAAGAAGCCGCGAGAAAAGACGTGAAACGAGCTTTCAGTGTTCTTCAAGGTCGTTGGGCAATACTAAAACACCCAGCAAGACCTTTTAGTATCAATAAAATACGTCGAAGCATGTACACTTGTGTTATACTTCACAACATGATCACCGAAGACAACGAGCGCAACATATGCGACCTCGAAGAAGATTATCTCCGCGATCGAGAAAACATGTCGCGACGTACTTGGACGGAGAGAGTTGAGCTCCAAGATCGGGTGGATCGAGAGatgctgtag